ACGGTTAATCCGCTTCCTTTGAGGAGGTCGGCGATCATTTCCCGTTGGGCAACACTATCTTCTACAACCAGAACTGTACTCATAATTTCCTACCTGCGCTCTTGCCTCCGCCAACAACGGGAAAGACTAATTGCAGTTTGTCAGAGCGTGCTTTGACCATTAGGCTTACTCTCTCAATTTAACGTGCATGGGTGTTTTAAAGAGCAGAGGCAGTCTCACCGCATCTCAAGTTCCAACTCAGTTGCTAGGGCATCATCCAGGAGTTGATTCGGGAGAGAGTAGTCTCTGCTGCCAGGGCCAATATATTTCTCTAATATCATTAATAACTCCCCTTCTCCAAAGGGTTTTGTAAGATAGTCTGTCGCTCCGACCATGCGAGCTTTGACTCGATCGATAAAACCATCTTTACCGGTCAGCATGACAATAGGAGTTTGCCGGAACAGGGTTGCTCGACGGAGCATAGCACAAATTTCGTAGCCATCCAGTTCTGGCATGGCAATATCGCATAATATCAAGTCGGGCTTGAGCTGGAACACTAGACTGAGGGCCTTAATCGGATTTGAGATTGCCGCTACTTCATAGCCTTGCTGTTTCAAGATATATTCGACGGCTTTACACAACGCTACCCCATCATCAATGCAGACAATGCGCGGAACGCGGGTTTCTTCTTGAGCGCGCATCCACTCGCGCTTCCCAGAAGGGGTTTCGGAAGCCGGATAGACAAGCTGGACTAGCCCTTGTTGGATGTAAGGATAAATGGCGCGGGCTACGGTCAGCACGTCTTTATGGAGATGGCGGGCAATTTTGCGAATTGAGGTTTGTCCATCGACCCATCGATCCAGGGTTTTGAGGGTGTTCGCATTAAAGTTTTCGCGGACTTTGGCTTCGTTGGATAGCACCGGACATTGATCGGGCGATTGGATATGCGGGTGAAATTGCTTCCACTCTTGTACTTGCTGCATGATTTGCGCGACTAGAGAGCCAATTTCCAGGGTCATCAGTTGGGGGGCGAGGGCGGGACTGAGTTCAAAAATAAAGGCTCCACTGTGCAGGCTCAGAAGGTCAAATAGCGTTTCATGCACCATGCTTTGAATGATGCTGCGACCTTGCGCCGGGGTCAGGAGGTGATTTTCGAGTAAGGCCCACAGATAGCCGTATTCTGGGGCGTTGGTTGCCGCAATTCCACTCAAGCGGACGGCGGGTTTCTCTAGGTTGTCTAGGGCGCTCTCTTTTCTATAGCGCCGCAGGTAGTCTCGCAGGCGCGACTTGCGGTTGCTGTCTGGATCGACGGTGGCGTAAATGATCTGTCCGTTCAAAAAGAAGACAAACCAAGATTGTCCGACCAGCGATTCGCGCAGCGCACCCTTGGAGAATCGCCCCGTTCTCTCGCTCCCAATTAAGCTAGAGGGCAAGCTATAGGCCTCCACAAAGAGTTCGCCGGTTCGCTGTCCCAACTCAATGAGTTGCAGGATGCTCCGGATATCAATTTCGCTTAACTGACCCTGCATGAAGCTTTCTAGTTTCTCCTGACAATCACCTGTGATTTTGGCTCAATTTTGCCGAATTGACGAAACATTCGGGATGGGTGCGGGTCATCTGCTGTAAGAGACTCGCCCGTTTGGGTTCTGCTATTCTCCTTGGAGCTGAAATCCAGCGTTCAGAGCATGGCAGCCGTTTCGGAAATTGACTCTTACTTAGGAAGTGTGACGCAGCCTCACTATCAGGAGAAGAGCCAATAACTCTTGCGAGTTGGGGACTTAACGCAACAAACTTGCGAACTTGACCGCGACTACCCAAAGCGATGTTAAATTAAGAACGGCAAGCTACTCAAGCTAGAGTTCGCTTTTTATCCCTGTTAGTTGTCGATCGGGTTAACTCAAGTCTTGCAAGAATTTAGTTTAATTGTAAGTCCAGATAGAACGGGTCGTACCTGCTTTTTCTCAGGAACGTCCTTCAGTTTTCACCATTTCGACTCGATTTTTAGCAGCGCTCAAGCGAGAAATGTTCGATCTCAACCCTTTCAGGGAAGGGTTGGGTGAGGTTAAGATAACTAAGCGTAGTATGACACTCTCACTAACCACTTAGCTTCTGCCACGCTCCTAATGGCGTACAAGCAATGGGTTTGAGTCAGGCTGGGCGCTAGGTCTTATCTCAAACGCGACTAGGGTTTGCAGCACTCTTGTAATCCGTTGTTATCTGGGTCAGAACCTGAGATTCTAATGATCGATCGGACTAACAGACTTACATTGAGTTGCCTAAAATGAACAAAATCCCGATCCTGCGCTCAAGAGGTTTTCTCGCTTGTCGGAGGGAATTCAGTTAAAACTCTAATTATGCATGGGGAAGCATTTCGGTCACTGGGCATGGAAGCATCAAGAGGATTACCAGCGTGCTGTATCTAGCAGAAGTACAAAAAAAGACAGGGGTTTTTGGCGCGGGCGGTAAAGCCGAACTCAAGTTGCTCGCTTGTCAGCGGGGCGAGCAGTGGAGCGCTGTAGCTGGCGAAGAAACGATCGCTGCCGATGAAGCGTCAAACTTTAAAGATGGCGCTTTGGTGCTGGTTGAGCTGTCGGCTTCTAAGCAAGTTCAGCGGCCTCCTCAAGAAGCCGGTCGTCCTTTAGTGGGGATTTTGCAAGGGTTCTCGCGAGCGCAAGATAAGTTTAAGGGTCAGCAAGAAGAAATTGAGCAGTGGAAGCAGTCTTTGACTTACCAGGCGCAGGAGTTAAATCGCCGCGAGATGGAGATTTACGCGCGCGAGGAACAACTGGCGAAGTTGGAAGAAGAGGCGGAAAATCTCGAACAGCAACGTCAAGCTTGCGAACAAGCTCGCGAGGAGGCGGAACGTTTAAAGGAGGAGATTCTGAGCAACCGCCAGGAGCTGGAGGGGGCTTGGGAACATCTCAGAGGCGAACAACGCCGACTTGAAGAAAAAACGGATCAGTTAAACCATGCTTCTGTTTTAGATGAGGCGCAAGCTCAACAAATCCAGGAGAGTTTAAATCGTTTGGCAGGGGCGATCGCGCCAACGGATTCTATGCGAGACTCTCTGAATCGAGCTGTTGAACTGGCGAACGTTCAACAGCAAGTGATGGAGGGTCATTGGCAGCAACTCGAACAACAACGCCAGAGTGCGGAACAATTACAGGCTGAGGTGGAACGCATCGATCGAGAACTCTCTTCGCGTTCCTCAGAGTGGCAGCAGGCTCAAACGCTACTAGAACAGGCTCGCTCTGAGCTAAGAATTCAACAGAGTTCTTTGACGGTTAAACAAGATTATGCAAGCGCCCTGGGGATTACGCTCCGGAATACAGAGGAACTGTACCAACGAATTTGCGTGTTGGCGGAGTCTTCCGATCAGGTCAGCATTACGCTCAAAATTGATATTGAGGCTCTAGAAAAGATGCCTCTTGATGAGCTGCAAGTTATGGTTCGCGATCTGCAAGCCGATCTCGATAAGGCTTCGCGGTTTGTCCGCGATCAGGAGGAAGAGTTAGAACTTCAGCGACAGGCTATTGATGAAATTCAACAAAAGATTGAGCAAGCTAGCGAGTACGATCGGCTATCGCTGGAAACTGAGCTATCCAACGAGCAAGAAAGTTACCAGATGTTAAATGAGTCTCTGGTGGGTTCTCGCAGAAATTTGCGCGAACGCGAAGAGATTCTTAAGCAGCATGAAGGGGTTCTTCGTCGCCGTCAAGGTTTGCCTATGGAACCCGGACAAGAGAAGCCGATCGATCTGGCTCCTGTGGTTGAGCAGTTGGAGGCGCAACGACAAGCTCAAACGGCCGAACTCCAAAAGCTCGAAGGTGAAATTAGCCAAATGCGGGAGGCGATTCAACAGGCTGAAAGTTTGGTGAATACCCAAGTCGGCGAGCAAGAAACAAAACGCAATGAATTAAAGCAACTGGAAACGACGCTAGCCGAACAACGGGTGGCCGCCGCTCAAGCACAGGCGAAGGTGGCGTTATATCAAGAGGTGCTTCAGGCGCTCCAAGACCGGATTAATGAACAGCGCGACACCCTAGAGGCGATGAATCAATCGATCGCTCAAATTCAAGAGACGGGAGATTATCAACTCAGCGCGATCGCCCAAATGCGACAAACGGTGATGAGTTTGGTGAATCAGTCGGGGGCGGAGTTGGCTGCTTCTTAGGGGTTGATGACCTGAATCCAGGGGTGTTCGACTTTGGCGATCGCCCCCCCAGGGAAGGGATCGGTTTGGGAGCGGTTGGGTGCATCAATTAAGCGCATCACTTTCTCAATTTGCTGAAAATTGGGGGAGTGAGGTAGAACCTCGATTAAAAATTGCCGGATGACCCGTCTCTGTAAGGCAAGAGGGGCGCTCTTTAAGACTAGACGATGAATAGCTCGTTCGCTTTGATGTTGCGCTTCTAGGCGGATTTTGGTGGCGCTTTCTTCTAGGTAGGCAATGTCGGCTTGGAGGAGTTCTGCGGTTTGAGCAAGGTGTTTGTCGGCTTGGGGATTAAAATGCTGCTGAAGGTAGGGAATTAGGTCTTGGCGGATGCGGTTGCGAGCATATTTGAGGTCTTGGTTGGTCGCGTCTTGCCAAACGGGTAAATTAAGCTGTTGGCAAAATTCAAGCGTCTGCTGACGGCTGACTTCGAGGAGGGGACGCACTAGGTTGATGGTGTTTGTTAAGGGTCGTTTCCAGGTGAGGGACTGCAAGCCATCCGCACCGCTGCCGCGTACCAGGTTGTAAAGTAGGGTTTCGGCGCGATCGCTGGCTGTATGTCCGGTGACGACGATTTG
The Desertifilum tharense IPPAS B-1220 genome window above contains:
- a CDS encoding response regulator; the encoded protein is MQGQLSEIDIRSILQLIELGQRTGELFVEAYSLPSSLIGSERTGRFSKGALRESLVGQSWFVFFLNGQIIYATVDPDSNRKSRLRDYLRRYRKESALDNLEKPAVRLSGIAATNAPEYGYLWALLENHLLTPAQGRSIIQSMVHETLFDLLSLHSGAFIFELSPALAPQLMTLEIGSLVAQIMQQVQEWKQFHPHIQSPDQCPVLSNEAKVRENFNANTLKTLDRWVDGQTSIRKIARHLHKDVLTVARAIYPYIQQGLVQLVYPASETPSGKREWMRAQEETRVPRIVCIDDGVALCKAVEYILKQQGYEVAAISNPIKALSLVFQLKPDLILCDIAMPELDGYEICAMLRRATLFRQTPIVMLTGKDGFIDRVKARMVGATDYLTKPFGEGELLMILEKYIGPGSRDYSLPNQLLDDALATELELEMR
- the hmpF gene encoding pilus motility taxis protein HmpF; translation: MLYLAEVQKKTGVFGAGGKAELKLLACQRGEQWSAVAGEETIAADEASNFKDGALVLVELSASKQVQRPPQEAGRPLVGILQGFSRAQDKFKGQQEEIEQWKQSLTYQAQELNRREMEIYAREEQLAKLEEEAENLEQQRQACEQAREEAERLKEEILSNRQELEGAWEHLRGEQRRLEEKTDQLNHASVLDEAQAQQIQESLNRLAGAIAPTDSMRDSLNRAVELANVQQQVMEGHWQQLEQQRQSAEQLQAEVERIDRELSSRSSEWQQAQTLLEQARSELRIQQSSLTVKQDYASALGITLRNTEELYQRICVLAESSDQVSITLKIDIEALEKMPLDELQVMVRDLQADLDKASRFVRDQEEELELQRQAIDEIQQKIEQASEYDRLSLETELSNEQESYQMLNESLVGSRRNLREREEILKQHEGVLRRRQGLPMEPGQEKPIDLAPVVEQLEAQRQAQTAELQKLEGEISQMREAIQQAESLVNTQVGEQETKRNELKQLETTLAEQRVAAAQAQAKVALYQEVLQALQDRINEQRDTLEAMNQSIAQIQETGDYQLSAIAQMRQTVMSLVNQSGAELAAS
- the tilS gene encoding tRNA lysidine(34) synthetase TilS gives rise to the protein MFWTPLHAQIDRSLKHRQILPRGSRVLIAVSGGQDSLCLAKLCLDLQPKWEWNLAIAHCDHQWQADSQTNVKQVQELAQTWQLPFYLKTATQLRESEAEARTWRYQSLIEIARDRHYQIVVTGHTASDRAETLLYNLVRGSGADGLQSLTWKRPLTNTINLVRPLLEVSRQQTLEFCQQLNLPVWQDATNQDLKYARNRIRQDLIPYLQQHFNPQADKHLAQTAELLQADIAYLEESATKIRLEAQHQSERAIHRLVLKSAPLALQRRVIRQFLIEVLPHSPNFQQIEKVMRLIDAPNRSQTDPFPGGAIAKVEHPWIQVINP